The sequence GTATATCGCGTATATCAAAACGCAGAGGCATGATATGGCATTGGGACAAAGAAAGGAGGATTTTATGGATTATAAACAGATGACAGCACTCTGTGGGTTAGACTGCTTTAACTGTCCAATGTATCTGGCAAGGGAGAATGAAGAGCTGAGGACGGCGATCTCCAAGAATATGGGTCTTCCATTGGAAAAAGCGTCCTGTAACGGGTGTCGAAATGAAAACGGAACCATACCCTTCCTCAACATGACCGAGCCATGCAATGTCTATAGATGCACCGGGGAGAAAGGTGTTGATTTTTGCTGCGAGTGCTCCGATTTTCCATGTGACTATCTCCATCCTTATGCCGATATGGCGTCAGTGGTGCCCCATAATACCAAGGTTTTCAACCTGTGCTTGATAAAGAGGATGGGGTTGGAAGCATGGGCAGAAACCAAGGCGAAAAGCGTAAAGGATACATATTTCAAGGGGAAGTTTAAACTATAAGAGAGCGTTTACGGTCCGCTTCACAAAGCGCAGGGATAATAGGCAGAGCGGTAAAAAATGAGCGAAAAAAGGATTGAACACAGCATCGTCCCGGCGAGCGTTCCAGAAGATACGGAGGACTTCGTCAGGCTCTTCATCATAGCTGGTCCGGAGTTTGTCCCCGCACTTTATGCTGGCACACAGGATAGGGTAGTCGCAAACTGCTTTCGCCATAGACGAAACGTTGCCAGCTTCGAGCATACCCATTTGGTGAAGATCAACGGGGTAAACGCCGGCATGGTTGTCGCCTACGATTGGATAGTGAACAAGAGCCAGGGGGTAAAAACGGGGTTATTAATGGCCAGATACATGAGATCGAAATTATTGAAGCAGATGCGTTACCTTAAGTGGGCCGGCGAGGTGTTGGGCAGTATGGACGACGGTACATTCTACATCGCCAGCCTGGCATTCTACCCCGAGTTCAGGAACCAGGGATTGGGCACAAATCTTATGTCCTTTACCGAAGAAGCGGCCATAAGGGCAGGGGCAGTAAAACTTGAATTGGATGCGGAGACGTACAATGAGGGCGCTATCAGGTTCTACCAGAGGTTCGGGATGAAGACCGTGGGAGAGCCACGCGGGACCGTGATCAATGGCCAGAGGTTCGAGTTTATCAGGCTGTCCAAGGATATACCAGGGGGTGATTAGATGGGCTGGTTTTTACTAGCGCTGGCGATTGTTCTCGAGGTGGCTGGCACAACATGTATGAAGCTTTCAGGCGGATTTAAGGAGATAGTGCCAACCGTGCTGGTATTCTTTTTCTACGGTTTCTCTTTTACCGCTTTCATATATGCCCTCAAAACAATCGATCTGAGCATTACCTATGCGATATGGGCGGGCCTGGGGCTGGCTTTAATAGCGGCGATAGGTATATTATATTTCAAGGAATCGGTGACCGTTCCGAGAATGGTTTTTATCGGACTCATACTCGTAGGTGTTATCGGCTTGAGCCTGAGCGGGGTTAGAGGGTAAACGGGGAGAGCGGGTTTTGTCTTCTAAAATCGGTGAAGTAATCGAGGCCTCGACCGGCGAATTCATGGCCCAGTGCTACGAGTTGCACCAGCCTCCCCCGTTCGGCAGCCTGGTAAAGGCGAGGGAGGGGGAGGTGGAGATCTATGGCGTGGTCTCAAGAGCTGAAACCACCAGCATCGAGCCGGGGCGACGACCCATTGCCCGGGGACGGGAGGAGGCAGAGGAGGAGGACGTCTTCCGCTCCAGCCCCCAGCTTGCCAGGCTGCTGCGCACCGACTTTACCGCCCTGGTGGTGGGTCATGAAGAGGGGCAGAAGCTTCATCATTATCTTCCACCCAGGCCGGCCAAAATCCATAGCTTTGTCTATTTGTGCGATGATGAAGAGGTCGAAAAATTCAGCCAGTCGCTCGATTTCCTGAGCATACTGGTTGGAGTTGTGGTACAAGCTGACGAGCTTATAGCCGCCTCGCTCCGCCACGCTGCTGCGGCGCACCGGGACCCCGGCGATTTCCTGACCCGGGCGGGCAGGGAGCTGGCGGTGCTCCTGGGCGGCGAGACAAGCAGGCTGAATACCATCCTGAGGAGGATAAAATAGTGAACAGGCTGGGAATTAGCCTCGGGAGGATGAAAGTGTGATGGATGAGAAGAGGCTGGGCATCGTTGTCTCAGGCTCACTCACCAGGGGGGTTGAGGTCAGGCTCGATAGCGCTATCTCGGTTGAGGATATTGCTGTTGGTCGCTATGTAACCGTTGAGGGAGAAAAGAGGCGCTTTTTTGGCATGATAACCGATGTCACCCTGGACGCCATTGACCCCAGGCTCCTGACCGCGCCCCCCGATGTCTCCGACCCCTTTATCGCCGAGGTTCTATCAGGGACCAGCACCTTCGGCAGGCTCCATGTCCTGCCAGCGCTCACCATCGGGGGAGATGCCCTGAGCCTTCTTGAGGGTCCCCAGCCGGTGAAGACTGTTCCCACCCACTTCTCCGTGGTCAGCGAGTCCAGCGAGCAGGATGTGGAGCGGGTATTCGGGCAGGTTGAGGAAAAGCAATTCTATATCGGCACCCCTCTCGACATGGAGACCAAGGTGCGCCTCAACCCGGGGGAGCTGGTGAAGCGCTCCAATGGTATCTTCGGCAAGAGCGGCACCGGGAAGACCTTTCTGGCAAGGCTCATCCTCATCGGGATTATACAGGAGGGGGCAGCGGTCAACCTGGTATTCGACATGCACAGCGAGTACGGGTGGGAGGGCACCAGCGAGGATAATCGCAAGGTGAAGGCGCTGAAGCAGCTCTTCCCCTCGAAGGTGGCGGTATTCACCCTGGATGAAGAGGGCGCCCGGAGGCGTAAGGTCTCCACCGACTTCGTGGTGGAGATCGGCTATGACGAGATCGAGCCCGAGGACATCGCCATGCTCCAGGAGACGCTGGGCCTCACCGATGCCTCGGTGCAGGCGACCTATCGCCTCGCCCGCAGGTACGGGGAGCGGAAGTGGCTGGCGAGCTTCCTCGCCATCGAGAGCAAGGACGAAATAAACGAGCTTGCGCAAAGCCTGGGGGAGCATGAGGCGACCCTGGCAGCGCTTCACCGCCGACTGGACGCTTTAAGGAGGCTTCGCTTCCTGGTGCCCCAGGCAAGGGACAATGCCATTCGGCGCATCCTTGAGTACCTGGAGCGGGGGATGCATGTCGTTCTCGAGTTTGGTCGTTACACTGACTTAACCGCCTATATTCTGGTGGCCAACCTGCTCACCCGGCGCATTCACACCCAGTACCGGGAGTGGATGGAGCGGGCGATGGGTGAGGACATCACCAAACCACTACCTGTAGTCATCACCATTGAGGAGGCGCACCGTTTCCTCAGCCATGAGCTTTCAGGGCAGACTATATTCGGAACCATCGCCCGTGAGATGCGTAAGTATAATGTCACCCTGCTGGTAATCGACCAGCGCCCCAGCGGCATCGATGAGGAGGTGATGAGCCAGCTCGGTACCAAAATAACCTGCCTGCTGGATAATGAGCGGGATATCGATAGCGTGCTCACCGGGGTATCGGGAAAGGGTGAGCTAAAGGCGGTGCT is a genomic window of Dehalococcoidia bacterium containing:
- a CDS encoding ATP-binding protein is translated as MDEKRLGIVVSGSLTRGVEVRLDSAISVEDIAVGRYVTVEGEKRRFFGMITDVTLDAIDPRLLTAPPDVSDPFIAEVLSGTSTFGRLHVLPALTIGGDALSLLEGPQPVKTVPTHFSVVSESSEQDVERVFGQVEEKQFYIGTPLDMETKVRLNPGELVKRSNGIFGKSGTGKTFLARLILIGIIQEGAAVNLVFDMHSEYGWEGTSEDNRKVKALKQLFPSKVAVFTLDEEGARRRKVSTDFVVEIGYDEIEPEDIAMLQETLGLTDASVQATYRLARRYGERKWLASFLAIESKDEINELAQSLGEHEATLAALHRRLDALRRLRFLVPQARDNAIRRILEYLERGMHVVLEFGRYTDLTAYILVANLLTRRIHTQYREWMERAMGEDITKPLPVVITIEEAHRFLSHELSGQTIFGTIAREMRKYNVTLLVIDQRPSGIDEEVMSQLGTKITCLLDNERDIDSVLTGVSGKGELKAVLAKLDNRQQTLIFGHAVPMPVVIKTREYGSPQSYKELGFREALERKKQAEEDSKDLWG
- a CDS encoding DUF3795 domain-containing protein, producing MDYKQMTALCGLDCFNCPMYLARENEELRTAISKNMGLPLEKASCNGCRNENGTIPFLNMTEPCNVYRCTGEKGVDFCCECSDFPCDYLHPYADMASVVPHNTKVFNLCLIKRMGLEAWAETKAKSVKDTYFKGKFKL
- a CDS encoding GNAT family N-acetyltransferase, which encodes MSEKRIEHSIVPASVPEDTEDFVRLFIIAGPEFVPALYAGTQDRVVANCFRHRRNVASFEHTHLVKINGVNAGMVVAYDWIVNKSQGVKTGLLMARYMRSKLLKQMRYLKWAGEVLGSMDDGTFYIASLAFYPEFRNQGLGTNLMSFTEEAAIRAGAVKLELDAETYNEGAIRFYQRFGMKTVGEPRGTVINGQRFEFIRLSKDIPGGD
- a CDS encoding multidrug efflux SMR transporter; the protein is MGWFLLALAIVLEVAGTTCMKLSGGFKEIVPTVLVFFFYGFSFTAFIYALKTIDLSITYAIWAGLGLALIAAIGILYFKESVTVPRMVFIGLILVGVIGLSLSGVRG